GATCCTTAATGATGCcttatacaagagaggcttctctatgcctTACTTGAAGTGTGTCGACGAAGAAGAAGCTAGATACATCCTGGAAGAAATCTACGGAGGAATTTGCGGCGACCACGCTGGCCCTAGATCCCTGGTGAACAAGGTAATACGAACaggatatttttggccaaccatgcaggtaGACGCTGCTAAAATCGTCAAGAGGTGCAACAAGTGCCAGCGATACGGGAATGTGCAACGGCTTCCAGCAGAGAGACTGACGACTATAGCTGCCCaatggccatttgcacaatggggaattGACATCGTCGGCCCACtaccccaaggtaaaggtcaggtaaagTTCCTGCTTGTTGttattgattatttcacaaagtgGGTTGAAGCAGAGGCTCTAGCAACGATCACTGAGGCTTGAATTCGGAGTTTTGTGTAAAAGAATATAATCTAcaggttcgggattcccttgATGATCATATCAGATAATGGGAGGCAGTTTGACAGTCAAGGCTTCAGAGAATTCTGTTCAAACCTTGGaatcaagaatcagttctcatcCCCAGGGCATTCCCAGGCAAACGGGCAGACGGAAGTGACGAATCGGAtgctgctcaagattatcaaaaccAGGTTGGACAACGTGAAGGGTGCCTGGCCAGAAAAATTACCTAATGTCCTGTGGGCTTACAGAACCACAGCCAGAACCCCGACAGGAGAGACccccttcaggcttacctatggcacAGAAGCAGTAATCCCAGTCGAAGTGGGGGTAACGAGCATCAAACGAGGAACGTTCAACGAAGGGTTCAATGACGATGAACTGAGACTCAACCTGGACTGTCTGGACGAAGTAAGAGACAATGCATCTAGCAAGATGACAAAGTATCAGAAAAAGATGGTCGAATACTACAATAAGAGGGTTAAACTCAGGCGACTGGACATAGGAGACCTCATCCTACGCAAGACCACCACAGCAACTAAAGACCCTAAAGCTGGGTCCTacatgggaaggaccttaccgagtcaTTCATTACTCAAGATAAGGAAGTTACCACCTGGAAACCATGGACGGACAAAGGCTCCCTTGACCATGGAACATTGAACATTTAAAAAAGTACCACCAGTAGATGTAATAGACGAATGCATTCAttcttaaatttaataaaagaattattcctCTGATGTCTTTGTGCAAGCAGGTCTAGTGAATCATAAGGCATACAaaaactaagtaacaagattccgcctcgacgtatgtaagttactgacgacaaCCCCAACGGGTATAAGACAAActaaagtaacaagattccgccttgacggatgtaagttactgacgaccctTATAACGGGTACAAAGGCTATAAAGgctaagtgataaaattccgccaagacggatgtaaatcactgacgaaacCTAAaatgacaagattccttaaatggatgtaagtcaccaaaaaatggccaagtgataagattccgctttgacggatgtaagtcACTAACGAAACTAGAAAAGCAGCAAATATCCCTAGAACAAGCTGTTGACGGACTCAGGATATTGACGAATCCGTAAGAAAAaggataaagagaaaaagaagagcgacaagaaccttgcaacaaatcaaaacaaaacttagGCTGTATTCGAGCCCTCCTGAAGGATTGAGAGTGATGAGCAAATCACTGACACAACTAAGAAATTTATGCTAAGTACAAGGTACGGACGAACACAAGCATAAGTCATAAGCACAAGCATAGTCATAAAAACAGGTAAGTACAAAAtcataaaaagcccaaaaacagcGGGCAATTATCCTTGTTCTTCCTACATACCCATAAAAGACAGGGCCAAGAAGCATTGTtctcaaaatagataaaaaaaaaaaaaaaaatatacatcaCCAAAAAGCCCAAGACATAAAGGGCatacataacaaataaattttcctaAGTATCAGGTCCGGGTGTCGGTAGGAGCATCAGTAAGGGGAGCGTCAACATTAGGAGCGTCACCAGCACCAGGGGCGTCACCTTTAGGGGCCGATGACTGAGCAGCCTCGTCAGCCGCCATCTCTTGATCTACCACTTCTAGATCCAGGTTCGACAGATCAACCCCGGTAGGATGCTTGACGAGGTACCTACGTAGGAGCTCGAAGCCCTTGAAGTACCAGCTAAAGAGCACTGTGGAGTACTCCTCGGTTTGCTGGAAGGCTTCGACGGACCTAGCAGCGATCGTCTTTAGCTTCTCCTTTACCGCCTGTAGCTAGTCGTCCTTCTCCAGGTTCAGCTGACGCTCAACCCTAAGATCAACATTCAAGGCCTTGACCTTCTCCTTCAAAGCGGTAGCCTCGTCCATCGACCCTATGAGATCCTTCTTCAGCGTGGAGTTCTCCTTCTCCAAGGCCTCTATCCTGGACGCCAAAGAAGCCAACTTAGCCTCTTGAGTAAGGCATTTAGAAGCAAGGTGAAGGCTCTCCTCCAACACCTGACAAAGTAAATTAAGTgcgtcagtaaaaaaaaaaaaaaaaaaaaaaaaagtggggaaATTCATGTGAAAGGAAACCAAGGAAAATGCAGAAGTGGTTTTACTTGCACGATCTTATGTACATGCTGGCTCGCAACCACGTTGAGAGGCACTCCAGAAAAGACCTTAAGGTCCTCAGCATTTACGAGGTTATGTGCCCGCTCCACGGCCACACCCTCATCGTCCCAGACGGACGAACCtaccttctccttctccttctccttctctttaGCTGACAAACGCTGCCTTTTTGAAGACGGGGTAGGGATCTCCTCAACTGAAGTAGCAGGTGAGGCCACCCGTAGGCTCTCAACTCCCGAGACGATGGGAGTGGTGTCTGCAGAGGGGAGGACGAATGAACCCTTCCCCGTAACGAGAACCCCCTTTTTGCCAATGTTCGACAAAGGTTCGTCCTTCTTGGACCTTATCTTAGCGTACATATCTTTGTTGAACTTGGTCgtcatctctaaaaaaaaatggagagaaactAAGAAATCCAAAATACACACGTGAAGATCAGTACTGACGAGGTAAACacttactcttcttctcctcaatGTTAATGCTGCGCAAGACGTAAGGAGATGGGTCAGGGCCTAAGCAGTAGAAAGCAAGCGTCCGTGGATCAACGAGGTCGTCCCAACTCTCAATCGACTTGGCGTATTCTATCGCCTTCTCAATACGACCCTGGTACTTGCTCTTCAATTTGGGGCATCTTTTAACTgcaaagaaaagtaaagaaggggTTAGTGACGACCAAATATGCAAAACGAAAATTAACAGACAAGGAGAAACATGGACGCACCTAGGtttggggttccccaccgacgaagtaaccttgggatatcaccccaagccTCGCTAGAAGGGGTCTCAAAATCGTCCCCGGACACGAAAAGGAAACGTGACTTCCAGTACCTGAATGACGAGGCTAAACCCTTAACGATTCTAGTCCTCCTCGTCTAAGGGACTAGTTCATAATACCCACACTCTTTCGATTCCTTTAAGCGGTAAAGGTGGGCGAGCTCACTCACTTTGATCATATCCTCGTTGGCAGCCAACCATATCTCCATACAGTTGATTACTATCCTCCATGAATTGGGCATGAGTTGCCCAGGGCAATGCCAAAATGACCCAAGAGCTCCATCACCAAAGGATGGATGGGTAGCCTAAGCTCAGAAGTGAAAGCAGCCTCGTAGAAGCATACTTCACCAGGAAAGAAGTGGCAGGCCCGATCCTCAGAACCAGGCCGACGAACGCGGACTCGCACAGGAAACTGAAACCTATCCTTGAACCTAGCCATAGTGTCAGCATCCAACCCACACTCTTCATTAAGGgcataaaaagccctaacctgACGATGGATGGAAATGGTCGTATCACCTTCAACCGGGCCGTCGCTAGACGACAACCCAATGTCTAGTTCGCTGGAGCTCACCTCCAACATCCTCCTCGTTTCTCCCTCAAACCAAGCTAGTGACTAGCCTAAAATTGGAGATAATTCCCCTAAAACTATACTCAACCCACAACATTCAAAAAGATAGTCCCCAACCAAAGGGAAAAAGTCACCGGAAATACCCAAAGCCACCCCTAagcgagcaaaaaagaaagagactgaGGGGCAAGCTACCCAAACCTCAGAAGAACTAACCATGAAAAGGGTACACAATCCTAAAAACCCAAATaccaaacacaagaacaacaaaagcaaaaaaccaAGGAAAAATCAGGAACTCATAAGGATACCGTTAAGAAAAAGGATCTGAAGGTGAATAAAAGAGTAGCGTACCTTGAAAAGCAGAACGGTCGAAGCCGGAAAAATTCAGAAAGAAGTGTTGCCGGAGCAAGGTTGAGGTCGTCGGAGCAGAATCGAAGTAGTCGCAGAAGAAAGTGAGAAAGACAACGCTCGGAGCAAAAatcaaagtaaaggaaaaagaaaagttttgaaaCCAAGAATCCAAGGAAACTGAAAAGtagcgggaaacccaagggtcatgTCATCAACATCTTCAATCAGCACGTGCCATGTGGCCACTACGCCGCCATCGCGCATTAAATTCGGAGCAAAACCCCAAGCATCACGGGAAAAACCTTTCACTTTCTATGGCCCTCATGGCACGTCACTGACGTCCACAAAACctggggggcaactgatgggaaTGACGAGAACGCATTACCTTGATGAAGTCAACACTAATGACAAGgtaatccctaaaaaaaatattgttttctatCCTAGGAAATATAATACTGTTTTTGACTggtataaaaaaacaatttagcaAACATACACTTGGTGTTCATGTTTGAAATTCTCTTccatttgtttggattttatgaCTAATTTAGTGAGGTTACTATTGTAGAAAACTAACTTCCTAAGATGAATAGCTGTGATTCAAGAATGGAGTGTTCTTGCTGTTTTGAttgcatttaatatttattttaaataggATTGTTAAACTGATTATTTGGGAAAAATGCTCAAATACCCCTTGAACTTTAAGCAAGTGGCCATTACACCCcttgaacttttattttggcCAGTTTATTTTGATAGGAAACTTGTAACTtattgatgggaatgacgagaACACATTACCTCGACGAAGTCAACACTAATGACGAGGTAATCCCTAGCGACGAGGAAATCAGCCATCACTGACGAGGGAAGGAAAGTCATTCAATGATGCCAGCCAGTAGCCTGGGCAGTTACGAAACCAGCAAAACAGGCTGTTGGGAGCCTAATAAAAGCCCCATAATTAGGCTAGAGGCGTTACTAAGAGAGGCATTAACACTCCAACGGCTAGcaaccaaaatcacatatataaagcccttgCATTGGCAACACAAGGTACATATACTGATATTTTGAGAAAACACCTATTACTTTTCTAGTTTGGCAAATTGCTTTTCTGTTCTAACTTTAGCATCGGAGGCGTTGTGACAGGCAGCACACCGGTGACCCTTTTAAAGGATACATTGGTGCTGACGGGGAGTTCCATCTGCCCATTTCGACTGACGAGTTCACACTTCATCACTTATTTTATAGCTAAAGTTTCACTACACTATGTtccataatttaatttttttcccttcatgtAAAAATtcaatgtcaattttttaaaactgtcatttaatttttctgTTTGCTAGTCCCTTAGCTCGTGCAAAGCATGAGAGAACTTTGCATAAATGTacataatatattaagaaactgtaaatgttatttattatagaGTAATTCTAACCATTGCAAAAATTATTTcagtttaaaatataataattgtgTGAAAAACAATTGTGcctttcaaaaaattatatgtgcCAAAGTTGGAAAATGTGAACAAAAGAtcaaacatatttattttatatattataaatatagaattttttttaattttttttatttcacacGTCGACACCAAAACTGCATACAACAGTTAGTGTTGCGGAGCAAATGATAAACATCTTCTCAATATCACACCTTACTGATGTGAGATGACTCGACAACACTGagtatctttttttatttttttatttttttatttttttatttgagaaacacacacacacacacacatatatgggGGAAGAGGGATGAAATAAGGGAATACACTTACACGCCAACACCGAAACTGCGTGCAACAGTTAGTGTCATGGAGCAAGTGATAAACTCCTTCTCAATATTACACCTTACCGATGTGGGATGACTCGACAACACTgagtatcttttatttatttatttgagaaacacacacacatatatgggGGAAGGGGGATGAGATAAGGGAATATAGATATTGATTTTGTTCTTgtctaaattatttaattaaagcTCCTATAATAAAGTATAATTATGTTAAGTGttatttatattgtttatttattcGTATGTGGTCCGTGCCGGTCTTATTGGTTAATGGGAACActctttcaaaaacattttctcatttattgAGAATCTATCAGGGGCTGGATATGTGTGGTGGGTAATGTATTGTCTTGGACATAGTATTCATCAactactccctccgtcccactttgtttgtcctgtttgaaaagtcaaattttttaagggaacatcatttattgtcttatctaccttttaaaaatgtataagtttccaaaactatccttaaataaatttatcaaaaaattgaattagtaaattaataggggtataataggaacattagtaaattaatgacttttatttttaaaaatatgacaatattttgggacatcccaaaatagaatagaagaCAAACAAAGTGGAACGGAGGGAGTATATGTTTATTTTCAAACTATAATAAGAGGGTAGGTAACGAATTGTCGGAgctatagtatataataataataatagaattatAGAATAAAGATCATGTATTTCAAACTAGGATAATGAGGGGATTGAGGTGGTAGGTATtctaatattttgttgtatataGAATATTTCACATATGATAGATTGATAGTTGATCCAATGAAAACATGTCGTATCATTTAATTATGTAACATCGATTATATAGAATAAAGATCATGTATTTCAAACTAGGATAATGAGGGGATTGAGGTGGTAGGTATtctaatattttgttgtatatataatatttcacATATGATAGATTGATAGTTGATCCAATGAAAACATGTCGTATCATTTAATTATGTAACATCAATTAAATAGCCTagaaaagctataaaaaaaaattaaaataatttgatttctttttttaaatccaaaaattacctaaactaataaaataaaacaatttacaATCACAATTTGGTCAGCATAGTAGTGATGTAAACCATTCGTATCAGCCTAAACATGCTTGACAAATCCGATTgttggaattttatttaaaaagtaattcaagagaaacaaatataatacGTCTATTAATTAACAATTATATCATGTgcatttataataaaaatcaacaataacatatgagaaattttaaaccaaattatattatttaatgatcTCACAAGCAATTAGGATGCTCTCCCAATTGGTTAGGATTAAcaagaacttttttttctcttcccaCACCCCTCGCAAGTGTGGCCttgatatataatatttataatattcagAAAAGACATGACTagtcataaaatattttctatcataATAACAATTCATGTAACAGATATGTTACATTCATTGATAAACAACttcattaatgaagaagttAAATAAAACACAGATTCTTAAGTTTACATGATTCAAAATTTGTTGAGATATCATCACCATAAAAGTTTGGCGATTTGCCATAGATGCCAAAAAATGATGTagttttggttatttatttatttatttatttataatttctttcataaaaaaaatcataaaattataattttaaaagtcgaaaaaaatttatttaaaaaaaatagaatagtaAGTGTCCATAACTTTAGTGATGTGACAAAGGCACATTAATTCGACTCTCAACCTCTCAAATGGATACTTTGTTCCCCTTGGAACTAGTGAAGGACATGTTGGTTCATTTACAATGGCAagaattttattgttttattgtataattttgggttttggaccAATGCTCTAAGCCTTTTATCCCCTCAAAGGATGTGGAGATGTTTCAATCTAAGTTAATTGATGAtctcaaaattaatattaaaaactCAATTTCTTTGAATCTTGTTGCTTTGTGGtcaaactaaaaaagaaaactttatgCTGGTTGCTATTTGATTCATTAACTTTGGATGGTTAGATGGGTCAAGTCATGAATCAGATGAGTTGAACCAActctaccaaaaaaataaaaaaaatggtctaATACGAGTCAATTGGTTTTTACTTCAGGTAAAAAATTCACAGGTTTTGgttggatatttttatttacttatgatGATTGTATATAGATCAacataaaatttagttattaaataataaaatattccacaaattagtttttgtgtactacttatatatattattacatagTAGTCTTgtggatgttgtttttttttttcaattagtaaatatttatatatattataacaacCTTAGAGGGAAAGGGAACAAACACATACCCAATAAGAAAACCACAAAGAAAGGAGAAATACAACCGCCACAACAAACAGAAGGCGGCTGGGACGAAATAAGGCCcgccaaaaaaggaaaaaaaaaagacaaaagaagcaATCTTGTAATTGGAGAAGCTGCAAAGCAAATAAAGCTTTGATGGATGGAGGTGTTGACTAAGTTCAAAAGGCCATCTTTAGACACAAGTCCAATGAACCTTGGAAGCCCAATGAATATTGGGTAACCAATCGATCGAAGGACCTTGTTTCACACACTGAAACAAATGGAAGCTAGCTAGCGATGAGTGAGCCATCACATGGACATGGTGTACTTATAGATACAACTTTAGGTATTCATCCATGCGTGTATATTTCACATCTGGATAGAGCTCTGAAGCTTCTTCACCCTCTTCCCCTATTTCAAAGTTCGTCAAACAACCTTCATAGAAAAAGTGATAGAAATGACCAACTCCTACCTGGCTAGCAAAGTCCAGTCCTGCATATGTATAGGAAAATAAATAGAGTGTTGGACAAGTAAACTAAAAGGCATATAAGGAAGGGGTTCAGAGAAGATTCTTAGGTTTTTTACCTTTGATGGAGGCGAGAAAGTCCTCTTGTGAACAACTAATCTTTTGTAGTTCCTTCCCAATAAGTTTCTCCCACTTCTCCACTAATTCCCTCTGGGAGAGAATGTTTTCAGGAGGCCGAATGTTCAGTGTTTTGTTTAATGTTCGAGGATCATCTATTGTTTTAATTGTGTATAAGGCCACGTCGTCTTCATCCATGTAAACCACTGCAGCAAAAATACAACACATTTTGTTTTAGTCTAAAATATCATTAACAGTGTAGTTATGTAAATTATTGCATTTTTgccttaatttattttctatcgagagagagagagagagagagagagcaccttTGACGTTGCCATCACCATAGATGGTAACTTTATCCCTTGGAGGCAAGAGTGTTTCCATTTGAGAAAGGTTGCCAGCAAAGTAACCAGCAAAGCAATTAGCAGTTACATAAGTGAAGGGGATTTTAGCCTCCTCTATTGCTCTTCTCACTCTCATTTTCTCATCAAATGTCACTCTTCCAGGTTCAAGAGCATGTCCCATCCGTGAGGGGTCCGTACCAAACTCAGATGGTATGAAACGCTACAAAATTTTTGGTGCAAAATGTTACTATGATGCCGTTTGGAGTGGGCGTAtgtgtttttagatttttttttttttttttctcttgtgcGTCTATAGTAATATCACATGGGTTTATTGTACAGagacaaaaattattgtttacaCACTGTTCATTATTGTTCACAGCACTGTTTccacactaaaaaatattaaaaatgggtctcacggtgctattcacacatttaaaaattattttgctacagtctttttagtttttagttttcaatttcagtaacaataagttcaatccaaacagaccttaaaCCATatcaaatgaaagaaagagagaggttttattttaataaacaattttagaaaattttttatgaaaaaatgaaaaagtgggtaactttttttacaatttttttttcccctaataaAGAGTTTCTTAAATAGATGATTAATGTATGCCATAATTGGACTCATATGTATTTTGAGAAACAAGTACACACACAAAGGAAATAGAATaagggttttctttttcttttttttttttttttgagaaacaaaaagttAAGAATAAGGCTTTAATACAACAACACATTACAAACTCTACTCaaaatttatgataaattttaagGAAAGATATATAGCAAATTATATTACTTATGACAAGCACAAATTATAACTTAGAATAACTAGTAACATGCCAAGCTAAGAGAATAACTTAATTAGGATAactaagggggtgtttggtataCCAACTCAAACatacatttttagtttttaaataatattacacgtatttctatACAGTTTTACATCTATACATATttctacacatattttcaaacaataaaacacatgttttcaaacacaTGTATGAAATACCTCCTAAGTTTCTGTTTGATATCAGCTTAAAagttcagtttttagtttttacgtacaactttttaaaacctcactttttatcacattttctcattttttttaatgtacaagtatacttttaacgcacttttattaaaaaaaattagcaaaaagtTAGGTAAGTAGTTCTCAAACGGATACTAAGTCGAGCATGCCAAGCACATGGCAATGTTTAAAACATATAGTGCACCCGTGACCAAGCACTAGTATGCCATCACTAATTAAGATATCTATTCCACATATATTATAAAGAGATACTAAtgaatttctttccttttagtTAATAATATTCTCAACCTACATAATGTACTTTGTATTAGCACCAAGAACTCCGCTGCAAACCTTACCAAACATTGCCTCGTTTTATTTCAGTAATCATGAGGCTGTTTGGTTTGCCAACTGAAAACATAgtgtttagtgtttaaacactgaacactagtgtccaaaatttaaaacaatatgTTTGGTGATAGTGTTTAAAATATGGTTGTTTGAAAATAGTTGCTCAAAAATAGCTGTTTGAAACATACTTTTTGAAACATGCTTGGACCACattttaaacaatgaaattgCGTTTCTATGGCACAACggtaaataaaatgaaattcaatttccaCTGCAGCCGGACCCACTGATCAGCTTTTTCTAAAAACACGTTCTCCTCTCCTCTCTACTCTCATCTGTTCAGTCTTCACGCCCCAGCACCATTCCgcctcagaaaaaaaaaaaaaaaaaaacccattgatACGCAGCTACAAAGATCACGCCTCCCCACCCGATTGGTGAGgaatacaggaaaaaaaaaacccaaaaaaactgAGAAATCTGTGTGAGTGATTCGGAACGACGACTCGACAGCGACGAACGTAAAGCCCAGCCGTCGATCTTCTTAGGCGTCGATGAAGATGAGGGATGCTGGACTACACCGCCTTGCGCAGCGCGGATCCCGCCGCAGATGCCGCCGCGTTTTTCGAGTTCGTTAAGAAAGGCAAAGACCCGACCTTTTCGAAACCCACGAACAAAAGACTTACGAGTTGTCGAAGAAGATTTGGGGCTCCGTTGAAGCTGCTACTGGGACCGAGAAGGGCTCCGTTGAAGCTGCTACTGGGACTGAGAAAGCTAAGGACAACAAAAATGGGAAAGCTAAGGCTAAggacaacaacaataataagaaTCAGAAAGGTAACAGTTTGATTAGGAGTTTGAAGGAGGAATTGACGGAGTCGTCTCCGGTTTTGTACAAGTATGGTGAGAAGATGGAGATTGATGGGGAGTTTGGTTTTTTGGATCTCTGCTCTGAGGGAAGACTGAAGAGAAAGGGATAAAGACGAAAGAGAAggaataaagaaagagaagggaaaaagaaagggattaaaaaattattatttaatatgtgTCAGCtttttttaccattaaaaaCATACATACCAAacatatattttacattttttgaatactgaaaaatattgtttgaactatgataccaaacacatttttttgttttatccaCACTAAAAATACGTTGttcaacaacactttttaaaccacaattttcacatctttttaaacaacaatttttaaaaactatgaCCAAACAGGCCCCATATCTTTGATTATgtggatttcatttttttttactgaagaAGGTAGAAttggtatattaaaaaaagattttactaatgtgtgcttTAAGGGGCgcacattaatttttatttttggaaaaaaaaaaaatttgagaattgaaaaaataatgacaactttttcaattctcgaaaaaatgtttttaaaaataaaaaatttaatatgtacTCTTAGAGCATACATTATCTGAACACATTAAAAAATGACA
The sequence above is drawn from the Quercus lobata isolate SW786 chromosome 12, ValleyOak3.0 Primary Assembly, whole genome shotgun sequence genome and encodes:
- the LOC115972599 gene encoding isoflavone reductase homolog, with the protein product MAKSKVLVVGGTGYIGKRIVKASLAQGHITYVLQRREMGLDIDKIQMLLSFKKQGARLIQGSFSDHQSLVDAVKQVDVVICTMSGVHFRSHNILLQLKLVDAIKEAGNIKRFIPSEFGTDPSRMGHALEPGRVTFDEKMRVRRAIEEAKIPFTYVTANCFAGYFAGNLSQMETLLPPRDKVTIYGDGNVKVVYMDEDDVALYTIKTIDDPRTLNKTLNIRPPENILSQRELVEKWEKLIGKELQKISCSQEDFLASIKGLDFASQVGVGHFYHFFYEGCLTNFEIGEEGEEASELYPDVKYTRMDEYLKLYL